A genome region from Procambarus clarkii isolate CNS0578487 chromosome 78, FALCON_Pclarkii_2.0, whole genome shotgun sequence includes the following:
- the LOC123746086 gene encoding uncharacterized protein isoform X3 codes for MPRLRLPVDLATAKEVMKKFPDMAYSLNHSGIFQNAVRMLYGEEFTIKTDLSSRMLFSCMICNREMNSENAMAEHFRSGAHQKNRDKKCRESGEVNLKALASNYPTDSLHYKLLNSKVQPLGLQLVEEYVRGRGSPYYKCNLCGAHGKLDTMYHHLIGRKHTEKYIKSSCVLRNSILTPNEREELRRQVIAAEGINTRGLKTIRGSDYFPYKWKEEGRAVAKHLTDVKIETRSPSSSPSPGPSGSRTPIGRGYLKRSPKRSPGESPVSSPERYSSKPSKGCRKISPVRRSLSREKSPLSLYRNKSPPLPTLDAARIELNPVQLPPLPPLPPPPPPRIVDTKDQEVQKHDLEELMVQLNFIVKTHAMPDSDLQNPDDEKMALDLMFKISDALYSVPNTLLEEPGITQMMTETATAQREFLKKIMGYLKHRLEPSWFVENRRRM; via the exons ATGCCCCGACTTCGGCTTCCTGTAGACCTG GCAACAGCAAAGGAAGTCATGAAAAAGTTTCCTGATATGGCTTATTCACTGAATCACAGTGGAATATTTCAAAATGCCGTAC GGATGTTATATGGAGAGGAATTCACCATAAAAACTGACCTCTCCAGTCGAATGCTCTTCAGCTGCATG ATATGTAATCGTGAAATGAACTCTGAGAATGCCATGGCAGAGCACTTCAGATCAGGGGCTCATCAAAAA AATCGGGACAAGAAGTGTCGCGAAAGTGGAGAGGTAAACTTGAAAGCCTTAGCTTCAAATTATCCTACAGATTCTCTACATTATAAACTACTGAACTCGAAAGTTCAACCCTTAG GTCTACAATTGGTTGAAGAATATGTTCGTGGACGTGGGTCTCCATACTATAAATGTAACCTGTGTGGAGCACATGGCAAGCTGGACACTATGTACCACCATTTAATTGGCAGGAAGCATACAGAAAAGTATATT AAATCCAGTTGTGTTTTGAGGAATTCAATCTTAACTCCTAATGAACGTGAAGAACTTCGTCGTCAGGTGATCGCAGCTGAAGGAATTAATACACGAGGTTTGAAAACTATTAGAG GAAGTGATTATTTTCCCTATAAATGGAAAGAAGAAGGCCGTGCTGTAGCAAAACACCTAACAGATGTTAAAATTGAGACGAG ATCCCCGTCGAGCTCCCCATCACCAGGGCCTTCAGGAAGTAGGACTCCTATTGGCCGTGGTTACCTTAAGCGATCACCAAAACGTTCGCCAGGGGAATCTCCAGTAAGCTCTCCAGAGAGGTATAGCTCAAAGCCTTCCAAAGGGTGTCGAAAAATTTCTCCAGTAAGAAGATCACTGTCGAGAGAAAAGTCTCCACTTTCTCTGTATCGTAACAAATCTCCACCACTACCTACCTTGGATGCTGCAAGAATTGAGCTAA ATCCTGTCCAACTGCCACCATTGCCTCCACTACCACCGCCGCCTCCCCCACGCATAGTGGATACTAAAGATCAGGAAGTACAGAAACATGATCTAGAAGAACTGATGGTACAGCTCAACTTCATTGTAAAAACTCATgctatgccag ATAGTGATCTTCAGAATCCTGATGATGAAAAAATGGCCCTCGATCTAATGTTTAAAATTTCTGATGCTCTGTATTCTGTTCCCAACACACTATTAGAAGAACCTGGAATAACACAGATGATGACCGAGACAGCGACAGCACAGCGTGAG TTTCTAAAGAAGATCATGGGATATCTCAAGCACAGACTGGAACCAAGTTGGTTTGTAGAAAACAGAAGAAGAATGTGA
- the LOC123746086 gene encoding uncharacterized protein isoform X2: MMNKIDSDLSTMPRLRLPVDLATAKEVMKKFPDMAYSLNHSGIFQNAVRMLYGEEFTIKTDLSSRMLFSCMICNREMNSENAMAEHFRSGAHQKNRDKKCRESGEVNLKALASNYPTDSLHYKLLNSKVQPLGLQLVEEYVRGRGSPYYKCNLCGAHGKLDTMYHHLIGRKHTEKYIKSSCVLRNSILTPNEREELRRQVIAAEGINTRGLKTIRGSDYFPYKWKEEGRAVAKHLTDVKIETRSPSSSPSPGPSGSRTPIGRGYLKRSPKRSPGESPVSSPERYSSKPSKGCRKISPVRRSLSREKSPLSLYRNKSPPLPTLDAARIELNPVQLPPLPPLPPPPPPRIVDTKDQEVQKHDLEELMVQLNFIVKTHAMPDSDLQNPDDEKMALDLMFKISDALYSVPNTLLEEPGITQMMTETATAQREFLKKIMGYLKHRLEPSWFVENRRRM, translated from the exons ATGATGAATAAAATAG ATTCTGACCTGTCAACCATGCCCCGACTTCGGCTTCCTGTAGACCTG GCAACAGCAAAGGAAGTCATGAAAAAGTTTCCTGATATGGCTTATTCACTGAATCACAGTGGAATATTTCAAAATGCCGTAC GGATGTTATATGGAGAGGAATTCACCATAAAAACTGACCTCTCCAGTCGAATGCTCTTCAGCTGCATG ATATGTAATCGTGAAATGAACTCTGAGAATGCCATGGCAGAGCACTTCAGATCAGGGGCTCATCAAAAA AATCGGGACAAGAAGTGTCGCGAAAGTGGAGAGGTAAACTTGAAAGCCTTAGCTTCAAATTATCCTACAGATTCTCTACATTATAAACTACTGAACTCGAAAGTTCAACCCTTAG GTCTACAATTGGTTGAAGAATATGTTCGTGGACGTGGGTCTCCATACTATAAATGTAACCTGTGTGGAGCACATGGCAAGCTGGACACTATGTACCACCATTTAATTGGCAGGAAGCATACAGAAAAGTATATT AAATCCAGTTGTGTTTTGAGGAATTCAATCTTAACTCCTAATGAACGTGAAGAACTTCGTCGTCAGGTGATCGCAGCTGAAGGAATTAATACACGAGGTTTGAAAACTATTAGAG GAAGTGATTATTTTCCCTATAAATGGAAAGAAGAAGGCCGTGCTGTAGCAAAACACCTAACAGATGTTAAAATTGAGACGAG ATCCCCGTCGAGCTCCCCATCACCAGGGCCTTCAGGAAGTAGGACTCCTATTGGCCGTGGTTACCTTAAGCGATCACCAAAACGTTCGCCAGGGGAATCTCCAGTAAGCTCTCCAGAGAGGTATAGCTCAAAGCCTTCCAAAGGGTGTCGAAAAATTTCTCCAGTAAGAAGATCACTGTCGAGAGAAAAGTCTCCACTTTCTCTGTATCGTAACAAATCTCCACCACTACCTACCTTGGATGCTGCAAGAATTGAGCTAA ATCCTGTCCAACTGCCACCATTGCCTCCACTACCACCGCCGCCTCCCCCACGCATAGTGGATACTAAAGATCAGGAAGTACAGAAACATGATCTAGAAGAACTGATGGTACAGCTCAACTTCATTGTAAAAACTCATgctatgccag ATAGTGATCTTCAGAATCCTGATGATGAAAAAATGGCCCTCGATCTAATGTTTAAAATTTCTGATGCTCTGTATTCTGTTCCCAACACACTATTAGAAGAACCTGGAATAACACAGATGATGACCGAGACAGCGACAGCACAGCGTGAG TTTCTAAAGAAGATCATGGGATATCTCAAGCACAGACTGGAACCAAGTTGGTTTGTAGAAAACAGAAGAAGAATGTGA
- the LOC123746086 gene encoding uncharacterized protein isoform X1, producing MDIYKSDSDLSTMPRLRLPVDLATAKEVMKKFPDMAYSLNHSGIFQNAVRMLYGEEFTIKTDLSSRMLFSCMICNREMNSENAMAEHFRSGAHQKNRDKKCRESGEVNLKALASNYPTDSLHYKLLNSKVQPLGLQLVEEYVRGRGSPYYKCNLCGAHGKLDTMYHHLIGRKHTEKYIKSSCVLRNSILTPNEREELRRQVIAAEGINTRGLKTIRGSDYFPYKWKEEGRAVAKHLTDVKIETRSPSSSPSPGPSGSRTPIGRGYLKRSPKRSPGESPVSSPERYSSKPSKGCRKISPVRRSLSREKSPLSLYRNKSPPLPTLDAARIELNPVQLPPLPPLPPPPPPRIVDTKDQEVQKHDLEELMVQLNFIVKTHAMPDSDLQNPDDEKMALDLMFKISDALYSVPNTLLEEPGITQMMTETATAQREFLKKIMGYLKHRLEPSWFVENRRRM from the exons ATGGATATCTACAAGTCAG ATTCTGACCTGTCAACCATGCCCCGACTTCGGCTTCCTGTAGACCTG GCAACAGCAAAGGAAGTCATGAAAAAGTTTCCTGATATGGCTTATTCACTGAATCACAGTGGAATATTTCAAAATGCCGTAC GGATGTTATATGGAGAGGAATTCACCATAAAAACTGACCTCTCCAGTCGAATGCTCTTCAGCTGCATG ATATGTAATCGTGAAATGAACTCTGAGAATGCCATGGCAGAGCACTTCAGATCAGGGGCTCATCAAAAA AATCGGGACAAGAAGTGTCGCGAAAGTGGAGAGGTAAACTTGAAAGCCTTAGCTTCAAATTATCCTACAGATTCTCTACATTATAAACTACTGAACTCGAAAGTTCAACCCTTAG GTCTACAATTGGTTGAAGAATATGTTCGTGGACGTGGGTCTCCATACTATAAATGTAACCTGTGTGGAGCACATGGCAAGCTGGACACTATGTACCACCATTTAATTGGCAGGAAGCATACAGAAAAGTATATT AAATCCAGTTGTGTTTTGAGGAATTCAATCTTAACTCCTAATGAACGTGAAGAACTTCGTCGTCAGGTGATCGCAGCTGAAGGAATTAATACACGAGGTTTGAAAACTATTAGAG GAAGTGATTATTTTCCCTATAAATGGAAAGAAGAAGGCCGTGCTGTAGCAAAACACCTAACAGATGTTAAAATTGAGACGAG ATCCCCGTCGAGCTCCCCATCACCAGGGCCTTCAGGAAGTAGGACTCCTATTGGCCGTGGTTACCTTAAGCGATCACCAAAACGTTCGCCAGGGGAATCTCCAGTAAGCTCTCCAGAGAGGTATAGCTCAAAGCCTTCCAAAGGGTGTCGAAAAATTTCTCCAGTAAGAAGATCACTGTCGAGAGAAAAGTCTCCACTTTCTCTGTATCGTAACAAATCTCCACCACTACCTACCTTGGATGCTGCAAGAATTGAGCTAA ATCCTGTCCAACTGCCACCATTGCCTCCACTACCACCGCCGCCTCCCCCACGCATAGTGGATACTAAAGATCAGGAAGTACAGAAACATGATCTAGAAGAACTGATGGTACAGCTCAACTTCATTGTAAAAACTCATgctatgccag ATAGTGATCTTCAGAATCCTGATGATGAAAAAATGGCCCTCGATCTAATGTTTAAAATTTCTGATGCTCTGTATTCTGTTCCCAACACACTATTAGAAGAACCTGGAATAACACAGATGATGACCGAGACAGCGACAGCACAGCGTGAG TTTCTAAAGAAGATCATGGGATATCTCAAGCACAGACTGGAACCAAGTTGGTTTGTAGAAAACAGAAGAAGAATGTGA
- the LOC123745978 gene encoding glutamate-gated chloride channel alpha-like, protein MYSEVKVKVPLTRRSGYAILTIYIPTLVLLVVSYVTLFFRPVIFDTRMMSALTVQLVIATLFSQVSASLPKTSYFKMVDVWLLFCIGITFLTIIFHVMVDSKVNRSGGKSVRPTESSVTTSILVGQKGLPRKPVPLVVRSKWMNFETDEQKMVMLTRITIPVVFLIFNFCYWIYIVIY, encoded by the exons ATGTacagtgaggtgaaggtgaaggtGCCACTAACTCGTCGCTCGGGTTACGCCATCCTCACCATCTACATCCCCACCCTCGTCCTCCTCGTCGTCAGCTACGTCACCCTCTTCTTCAGACCCGTCATCTTCGACACCAGGATGATGTCTGCTCTCACCGTCCAGCTCGTCATAGCCACCTTGTTCTCCCAG GTGTCAGCCTCGTTACCCAAGACTTCCTACTTCAAGATGGTGGATGTCTGGCTGCTCTTCTGTATTGGTATTACGTTCCTCACCATCATATTCCACGTCATGGTGGACAGCAAAGTAAACCGGTCTGGAGGAAAATCTGTGCGACCAACTGAAAGTTCCGTTACCACCAGCATCTTAGTGGGACAGAAAGGACTACCTCGGAAACCTGTTCCACTTGTTGTTCGAAGTAAATGGATGAACTTTGAGACAGATGAACAGAAGATGGTTATGCTAACGCGGATAACAATTCCTGTAGTTTTTCTCATCTTCAACTTTTGCTACTGGATATATATAGTGATTTATTGA